A stretch of Vibrio maritimus DNA encodes these proteins:
- a CDS encoding DUF6482 family protein: MQKHQLDRWLHGHHKDSYKPPRVFVIGCADISHYLLAVEYKHKLEPIKEDDEPIHYESLDSVKEALTRLGVEKAYLRLHNAYDECGSAEMNRYCDIELNLH; the protein is encoded by the coding sequence ATGCAAAAGCATCAGCTCGATCGATGGTTACATGGACACCACAAAGATTCTTATAAACCGCCTAGAGTGTTCGTAATTGGTTGTGCTGATATTTCACACTATCTACTTGCAGTGGAATACAAGCACAAACTTGAACCGATCAAAGAAGACGATGAGCCGATCCATTACGAGTCTTTAGACTCGGTAAAAGAAGCTCTGACCCGTCTAGGCGTCGAGAAAGCATATTTGCGACTTCATAATGCCTATGATGAGTGCGGAAGCGCTGAGATGAACCGGTATTGCGACATTGAACTGAATCTGCATTGA
- the mutH gene encoding DNA mismatch repair endonuclease MutH has protein sequence MKTTPATESELLERARSIAGVSFGELAEQANMKVPENLKRDKGWVGQLLEWHLGATAGSKPVQDFPEIGVELKSIPVGYNGKPLESTFVCVAPLTGITGLTWETSHIRNKLSRVLWLPVEGEREIPVAERRVGSPLIWSPSEEEETLLRNDWEELMDLIALGGVNQITARSGEVLQIRPKAANSRAKTEAYGASGQPIKTLPRGFYLRAKFTSYILDTYFV, from the coding sequence ATGAAAACGACTCCAGCTACAGAATCAGAACTGCTCGAACGTGCTCGCAGCATCGCAGGTGTGTCATTTGGCGAACTTGCCGAGCAAGCAAATATGAAAGTGCCTGAAAATCTCAAACGAGATAAAGGCTGGGTGGGACAACTTCTCGAATGGCATCTTGGTGCCACGGCTGGCAGTAAGCCGGTTCAAGACTTTCCAGAAATCGGTGTCGAGCTAAAGAGCATTCCTGTCGGCTACAACGGTAAACCTCTAGAATCAACTTTTGTGTGTGTTGCGCCCTTGACTGGCATCACAGGTTTGACTTGGGAAACGAGTCACATCAGAAACAAACTATCTCGCGTGCTATGGCTGCCAGTTGAAGGTGAACGTGAAATTCCGGTCGCAGAGAGACGAGTGGGTTCTCCACTTATCTGGAGCCCGTCAGAAGAAGAAGAGACGCTGCTGCGCAATGACTGGGAAGAGTTGATGGATCTTATCGCGCTTGGCGGGGTCAACCAAATAACAGCCAGAAGCGGCGAGGTATTACAAATACGCCCGAAAGCCGCCAACAGCCGCGCTAAAACCGAAGCTTATGGTGCGAGCGGACAGCCAATCAAAACCCTACCTCGAGGCTTTTACCTCAGGGCAAAATTTACTAGCTACATACTAGATACTTATTTCGTCTAA
- the rppH gene encoding RNA pyrophosphohydrolase, with translation MIDGDGYRLNVGIVICNNHGQVFWAKRYGQHSWQFPQGGIDEGESPEEAMYRELYEEVGLTKNDVKVVAVSRHWLRYKLPKRLVRWDSKPVCIGQKQKWFLLRLDCDESKINMQRGNTPEFDGWRWVSYWYPVRQVVSFKRDVYRRAMKEFASLAMPFKERKFKGKRKHRRG, from the coding sequence GTGATAGATGGCGATGGTTACCGACTGAATGTTGGTATTGTAATCTGTAACAACCATGGTCAGGTCTTCTGGGCTAAACGATACGGACAACACTCATGGCAGTTCCCTCAGGGCGGTATTGACGAAGGTGAATCCCCTGAAGAGGCCATGTATCGAGAACTGTATGAAGAGGTGGGGCTCACTAAGAACGACGTCAAGGTCGTTGCGGTCAGTCGCCATTGGCTAAGATATAAGTTACCCAAGCGCTTGGTTCGCTGGGATTCGAAACCTGTCTGTATTGGGCAAAAACAGAAATGGTTTTTACTGCGTCTGGATTGTGATGAATCCAAGATCAACATGCAGCGCGGTAATACCCCTGAGTTTGATGGTTGGCGTTGGGTGAGCTATTGGTACCCAGTAAGACAAGTCGTTTCTTTTAAGCGTGATGTCTATCGCCGAGCGATGAAAGAATTTGCATCCTTGGCAATGCCGTTTAAGGAACGAAAATTTAAAGGCAAAAGAAAGCATCGAAGAGGGTAA
- the ptsP gene encoding phosphoenolpyruvate--protein phosphotransferase, whose amino-acid sequence MLSQLRDIVEHVSKVEDVHAALEMLVQQTCAAMNTECCTIYLANKDKQRLELMATQGLTFEGDTIQIGFDEGLVGLVKRTAEPINLAEAAKHPAFKFFPELGEDVYHSFLGTPIIHRKQVLGVLVVQQKTSRQFSEMEESFLVTLAAQVAVLIAHAIAQGHGFFDDNAVPVIKGIGASSGVAIGPIWWDNTQPDLSDVFPASTLDVAREQELLSVAIENALADFKRMRKKLDLELNKDALAIFDLFTHLLNDPMLRNDLKAQIQKGDKADWALRQVVESYANRFAKMSDVYLRERAQDVKELGQRLLFFLHDTEYPIHEFSEPVIFVVRELTASILASIPKEQLLAVVSLEGAANSHAAILSRAMGIPAVMGVNTNPALLSGKLGIVDGYSGEIFPDPSHELLSEYRELVTEESELSQMVESTAGLEAATKDGQRIQVMLNAGLSADTSISINKNVDGVGLYRTEISFLLQQQFPSEEEQLHQYRSVLSAYPSKRVVMRTLDIGGDKALPYLPIDEDNPFLGWRGIRFTLDHPDIFLIQIRAMLRASVGIDNLSILLPMVSSVQEFDDAATLIEQAYQEVLVEHPKVKKPEIGVMIEVPSMLYILPFMAERVDFVSVGTNDLTQYLLAVDRNNAQVADIYETLHPSVLAAMKHIFATCQSYHLPVCICGELAGDPIGALLLVGLGYDTLSMNTSNVAKVKYLLQQSSLDELKQLADKALMQPYGKTIYNQMREYFENKGLAGFIRAGKF is encoded by the coding sequence ATGCTATCGCAACTAAGGGATATAGTTGAGCACGTTTCAAAGGTTGAAGACGTGCATGCGGCCCTCGAGATGTTAGTACAACAAACATGTGCAGCCATGAACACCGAGTGCTGCACGATTTACCTTGCTAACAAAGATAAGCAGCGCTTAGAGTTGATGGCCACTCAAGGCCTCACCTTTGAGGGTGACACAATCCAAATCGGTTTTGATGAGGGCTTGGTGGGGTTGGTGAAGCGTACAGCAGAGCCTATCAACTTAGCCGAAGCTGCTAAACACCCTGCTTTCAAGTTTTTCCCAGAACTTGGTGAGGATGTCTACCACTCCTTCTTAGGCACACCAATTATTCATCGCAAGCAAGTACTTGGCGTATTGGTCGTGCAACAAAAAACATCCCGTCAGTTTAGTGAAATGGAAGAGTCTTTCCTTGTCACGCTGGCTGCGCAGGTTGCGGTTTTGATAGCCCACGCTATCGCTCAAGGACATGGATTCTTTGACGACAACGCAGTCCCTGTGATTAAAGGTATTGGCGCGTCATCCGGTGTGGCCATAGGCCCGATTTGGTGGGACAACACTCAGCCTGATCTTAGTGATGTTTTTCCCGCCTCTACTCTTGATGTTGCTAGAGAGCAAGAGCTTCTTTCTGTGGCGATTGAGAATGCGCTGGCCGATTTTAAGCGTATGCGTAAAAAGCTCGATCTCGAGCTGAACAAAGACGCGTTAGCCATATTCGATCTCTTTACCCACTTGCTCAACGATCCTATGTTGAGAAATGATCTCAAGGCGCAGATTCAAAAAGGCGATAAGGCCGATTGGGCCTTACGACAAGTGGTTGAGAGTTACGCTAATCGCTTTGCAAAAATGTCTGACGTCTATCTACGTGAACGTGCGCAGGATGTGAAAGAGCTTGGACAGCGCCTGCTGTTTTTCTTACATGATACTGAATACCCGATTCATGAATTTAGTGAGCCGGTGATCTTTGTCGTTCGAGAACTCACCGCCTCGATTCTCGCTTCTATCCCTAAAGAACAACTGCTCGCAGTCGTCTCTCTTGAGGGGGCTGCCAACTCGCACGCAGCGATTTTGTCGCGTGCAATGGGTATTCCTGCTGTAATGGGCGTAAACACCAACCCTGCACTGCTTAGTGGCAAGCTCGGTATCGTTGATGGGTACAGCGGTGAAATATTCCCAGACCCGAGCCATGAATTGCTCTCTGAATATCGTGAGTTGGTAACGGAAGAATCTGAGTTGTCTCAGATGGTGGAGTCAACCGCGGGGCTAGAAGCTGCTACCAAAGATGGTCAGCGTATCCAAGTGATGCTCAACGCAGGTTTGAGTGCCGATACCAGTATTTCTATTAATAAGAACGTAGACGGTGTTGGATTATATCGAACCGAGATCTCGTTCTTGCTTCAGCAGCAGTTTCCATCTGAGGAAGAGCAGCTACATCAGTATCGTTCTGTCCTGAGTGCTTATCCAAGCAAGCGAGTTGTGATGCGAACGCTAGATATTGGTGGAGATAAAGCGCTGCCGTATCTGCCAATTGATGAAGACAACCCATTTTTGGGCTGGCGTGGTATCCGCTTCACACTGGATCACCCTGATATATTCCTTATTCAGATCAGGGCGATGTTGCGCGCCAGCGTCGGCATTGATAATTTGAGTATCCTCTTGCCCATGGTGTCGTCGGTGCAAGAGTTTGATGATGCCGCGACATTGATTGAACAAGCTTATCAAGAGGTTCTCGTTGAGCACCCTAAGGTGAAGAAGCCGGAAATAGGTGTGATGATCGAAGTGCCCTCTATGCTCTACATCTTGCCGTTTATGGCTGAGCGGGTCGACTTTGTCTCGGTGGGAACCAATGATTTAACCCAGTATCTGCTAGCGGTTGATCGAAATAATGCTCAGGTTGCCGACATCTACGAAACCTTGCATCCATCCGTATTGGCAGCGATGAAACATATATTTGCAACCTGTCAGTCTTATCATCTACCTGTTTGTATTTGTGGTGAGCTTGCAGGCGATCCTATTGGTGCACTGCTGCTTGTTGGTTTGGGGTATGACACGTTAAGTATGAACACCTCAAACGTTGCTAAGGTAAAGTATTTGCTTCAACAAAGCTCGCTTGATGAGCTTAAGCAACTTGCTGACAAAGCGCTGATGCAACCTTATGGTAAAACCATCTACAATCAGATGCGCGAATACTTCGAGAATAAAGGGCTCGCGGGCTTTATTCGTGCAGGCAAATTTTAA
- a CDS encoding sulfite exporter TauE/SafE family protein — protein sequence MNYELILLLLLLGAVVGTMSGLLGIGGGLIVVPALAFLLPKFHISSDVVMHIALATSLASIIITSGSSALNHLKLGNVDLFVIKWLMPGVVIGGFAGSYVAEWIPSHYLPKVFAFIVLMLAIQMFLSIKSQSVRSLPSPAVTTCCGAGIGMISSLAGIGGGSMSVPFLSKHGVEMRKAVGSSSVCGCVIAIAGMIGFVIHGAKVDGLPEYSVGYVYLPALFAIAATSMITTRFGAKLATTMPTPKLKKIFAVFLLFVAFSMMF from the coding sequence GTGAATTACGAATTAATACTGCTTTTGTTGCTGCTTGGCGCTGTAGTAGGGACCATGTCTGGTCTTTTAGGGATTGGCGGTGGACTTATTGTGGTGCCCGCACTGGCGTTTTTGCTGCCGAAGTTTCACATATCCAGTGATGTGGTGATGCACATTGCGTTGGCTACTTCGCTTGCCTCTATCATTATTACCTCTGGCTCTTCTGCGCTGAATCACCTCAAATTGGGAAACGTAGATCTGTTTGTTATTAAGTGGTTGATGCCTGGTGTCGTCATCGGTGGTTTTGCTGGATCTTATGTTGCTGAGTGGATTCCCTCTCACTATCTGCCGAAAGTGTTCGCGTTTATTGTGCTTATGCTCGCCATTCAGATGTTTTTATCGATTAAGTCGCAATCCGTGCGTTCGCTGCCTTCACCTGCGGTGACGACATGTTGCGGTGCGGGTATTGGCATGATTTCCAGTCTAGCCGGGATTGGCGGTGGCTCAATGTCGGTGCCATTTTTGAGCAAACACGGTGTCGAAATGCGTAAAGCAGTAGGCTCATCCTCAGTGTGTGGTTGTGTGATTGCGATTGCCGGTATGATAGGGTTCGTGATTCATGGTGCGAAAGTGGACGGTTTACCAGAGTACAGCGTCGGCTACGTCTATTTGCCCGCGTTATTTGCGATTGCCGCGACGTCGATGATTACGACTCGTTTTGGTGCCAAGTTGGCTACGACCATGCCAACACCGAAACTAAAGAAGATTTTTGCGGTCTTTCTATTGTTCGTTGCATTCTCTATGATGTTCTAG